The genomic region TTCCGTAATCTTTGCCGTGTCTGTAAACTCATAAGATAATTGAAATTCACAAAGGTGTGGAACAGAACCAATGTTTGAGCTCCTTATGAAATAAACAATAGCATGTATTGTGTTATAGGAGTTATATATATTATAGGACGCTGTGAGTTTGCTGCAATTAAACCTAAGAATGACTCAGGCGTTTGATGACTCATGTCGACCGTGCCATGCAACATCTCACTCCGCAGTTTAACTCTCGGTGCCCTCTTGTCCTTCCTCCGCCCCCTGCTTTGCGGATGTGATGTTCAGTAAGCGCAGAGGTCACCACAGGGGCAAGTTGCATCCTGCAAAAACCTGAGGGGGCGGTCGTCCACCACCTACAAGAGGTCACGACGGGTGAGCACTTACCATGGCACCGAAGCCACCATTCTCCTTCTCTGGGAAGCCCTCGCTCATATCTGCTAGGTTGGTCATGCTGCCCCCATGGGTGCCGTTCAGAGTGCTGTTGTACTGCTCAATGCTCTTGGTCATCTCCTGTTGATTGTCTTGTATCTGGGAGAGCTTGCTGCGAGCCTTAACAACAAAGTTACAACCTGGTTAACACACGGGACATGCATCCTCCTGGCATTAACACATAAGACTGAGATAAGACAGTCTACTACAATTCGCTGCCACATCGATGGACCAAACCAAGGTAGAATTAGCATTAGCGTCCTGAGTAGAGACATGCGAGTCTTGAGTCTGCTGAGGATATGCTTGATTCTAGCCATGTCCGCTGCCTGAAACCTGCAAGTCATGGCTGCTGCTGTTTTGTGTAATGTTGcagagttgttgttgttgaatgcTGTCCATGAAGCAGATATGTATTAGGCTCATATTgtcataaattaattaaaagattataaaaaaagaaatacatacGTATTTTGCTGAGGTATTAACAATTTAAAAATTGACTAGTAGAACCACTAAAAGATCATCAAGAGTTCATCAGCCTCTCTCCTTAATGTATCAAACAGAATGGCTTCTCAGGTAATGCAAGAGGCTTTTTCAGCCCTACTCTTGAGTGAAATTACTTCACACCACAAGCCTTCTGCCCATTTGACCTGAATGATCAAGTGTGCCATATCATAACACAGGTCTACAGGCCTGAGTGCTCCACAAACATCAACCTTAAACTGCTGCTGGATCCCTTTACTCTCAAAACTGAAGAGTGTTTTTTGTATGATAGGGTCAAAGGACTTGATACTAGGACTGACTGTGTAAAAGCAATATGGTGTGACAGGTACAGACTGAGAAACCCTTCACACTTCATGGGTCTTCCTGTGTTAGAATTGCGTGAGATGGCCGTCATAGAAAACTCTAAAAAGAAAGCTCTAAGATGTGTGTCTGCTGAGGATCTCCTCTCTAAGAAAAGGTGTCGGGGTTACAGTCTTCACAAGGGAATCAACCTGTTTCATGATGAAGCCAAAGCGACAGCCAAAGTGACAGCCAACATTCTGTAGTCAGCCGTCTTTCTCTAGGTATTCCGAGGAGTGCACAGTCATCTTGCAAAGATGCATGTGGTTCTGGTcggttaagaaaaaaaaacatccctcaCTTGTGCCTGCAGAGCAGAAGCACAATTTATGATTGTCTAATTCAGAAACTGACAGCAGGCACCCCGCCCAAGGAACAGGAAGGGTGTGGAGCACTCAAACATGAGAAAGTATGACAGGAGTGTGGTCACATAATTACCCACTATCTGGGTACAGCATGCTGATAATGATGAGAATGAGGACAGATAAGCCAAATATGATGTTTCTAAATATTCAATCTAGGGTGTTCAGTGCCAACATCATAGTAATAGCATTATCTTAATTAAACACTTGTGAAGGTCAATATGATGGCCCATTTTCTGCAGTTGATTGACACATTAGTATAATGGCACTTCATGTGCATGCCTACATATCCAGTAAGCATTCAGTCATGTCTACATGTGACACAATGTACATAATGACTTGCTTTTACATAATGACTAGCGTTTCCCCACAGCAGTTGTGTTAACCGTCCTGGTTTGAAGGATTACTGGGGGAGACCCATTTGATTATTTGAGTCAGTTAATGCAGTGAAGTATGAACACTAACTTCCAAAAAACCGTTATGTGTTTACTGTGCACTACATTGTACTTGAGCAAATATGCCCAAAGGGTACAGGTCACAAAATACTGGATGCTGTTATAGCGCCCCCTACTGGGAATATATCAGGTCATTCTAGTGATCTCTCCACAACCATACTTAATGGACAAGTCAGTGAGAGATTCATTATGCAAAGCAAATCTCAATTGTAACGCTTAATCTGCACGACGCTGGTTTTCCGCCACCATGCAGTCGTTACGGGTTGGGCAGGCCCAGAGCTCAGCTCCTGGGCGCGGCTCACCTGGTTGATCTCATCCTGCGTGGCCTTGAGGGACTTGATGATGGTCTCCAGCTGCACCTTCCCAGCCTGGAGGCTCTGCTCCAGCTggctctcctcctgctgcagccGGCTCAGTTCGGTTTTGGCCCGGTCCAGCTCCTCCTCTTGGCTCTGCAGGTCTGTCTCCTGGGAGTGGATCTGAGTCTGCAGCGAGGAGATCTACCGCCCCCAtgggggagaggatggagacacagcagaggagaggcaaTGGTgtcacagagagatgagagagagagagaaagagaatagagTAGTAAAGAAAGAATGGAAgggaggacacagaggagaagagaggaagcagGAGATTAACAATAAAGTAGAACCTGAGTCAGACGTTAAAGGACATTATTGATATCTCAGCTGGGATATCACATTATCATCCTGGCTATTAAATGCACTAAAGATCCACAGATGCACACTATACATAATCCTTTCATCCCTGagtaaagtttttatttttcccaAAGCTCCAAAACGAACTGGAAACATCACAATGTTGGAGTATTAAGCGGTAACAGCAGCCATTAAGCCACTCTGCCAGCCTCACCATCTGGGACTCCTCCTGGCACTTCTGCCGCACGTCATTGAGCATGTCCTCCAGCTTGGCCTTCTGCTGGTCCATCTCCTCCAGCCGGTCCTGGGCGTCCTGCTTCTGggcctccagctcctgcagGCTGCACGTCTCACGGTCCAGGTCATTCTGCATCtcctggtccacacacacacccacacacacacacacacacacacacacacacacacacacacacacacacacacacacaaaggatgcaaatacacagaaacacaaaacagtgCTGTAAGACTTCATGtccatgttttaaaaatgtccaTGTTTAATACAAAATGacttaaatatataaaaaaatatcaatGTATTTAGCTATCAATGTCACGTTGTtcaacaaatacatttgaactCCGTGATGTCAACACCCCCTATTTATAACTAACTCTTAGCTATCTGGGACCTACACCCGTCTCCTAAATCATACTAGCACAATTGGCAGGCCAGTTTGGCTATAGTATACTTTATTGAAGGCACTACTGGTAATAATAAATGTACCAAATGAATCAATTACATTATAATTATTAGCTAATACTGATCCATCACAATTACTCAAGTCCTTTTATGCTTTCGTCTATCGTCTAtaacagtgtttcccaaacttcttacagtcccgtaccccttcagacattcaatctccagctatgTACTATAGACACTATAAGAACTACATCACTACATCAAAGTCAAGCCTATTTGTGTGCAGAAGGTATGCAGTGTCCTAACCTGAACCTCAGTGGTCTTATGCCTGATGGCTTCTTCTGTCTCCCTGATCTCTTGCTCCAGAGTGTACTTCTCTCTGAGGAAAACAGCAAGCGATAACAATTCATTCCTTCCTGCTTGTAATCACAATCATCATGGTGTCCCATTCTTGCCTCCTCCACAcagaccaaaccaaaccaaaccgaACCGAAAGAagggacagaaacagaaaccaaACAGAAAGTGTGTCATCCATAATAAAGGGGTTACCTGAGTGTCTCCCAGTGTGTAAAAGCGAGTGTGCTGAGGCAGCATGAGGAGTAAGTGGTGGAAACAAAAGATTGATAAAATCACACGATCAAGGAGCGCCTCAGAGGACCACAGAGGTCAGATGGGGGAAAGCGAGGGGCGGGGGGCGGCGGTGAGGAGAGGAATGCAAAAGGAGATCATCAAGATCTCATCCACCACCAAAGTCTCCTTGGTTACCTGTCTCGTCCTTTCAGGCGTGCATTTTATCAGCAGCACTCTACAAGGCAGCGGTTTTCAAAGGAGCACACTCACTTTGGGCCAAAATAAGGcaactcaaaacaaaacaaacacagcaaacaacGACACGGACAGGAGGAGGCATCTGAACAGGAAGGAATGAACAAGCGTCTGTTTTCTGGAAAAGGGTCATTTCAAAGTGACAATGTAAGATAATATACATATTTTATGCTACTCTTTACGTCTGATACTTAATGTCGTTCGTGTCAAAAGTATTTTCAGGCCAGCCTCTCAACATCTGTGAAAAAGAGTGGATTGTGTCTAACTGAAACTagagtgccatctagtggctgaAGGGTGTGTAAGAGAAGTAAAgtgacaaaaatgaaatatatttatatcaTTAATAAAACACAAATGCTTGAGAAAATGCATGTATCAATTCCATGTAATTAAGTGCAATGTACTTATGTTATGAAAAAACATCAACTCATTTTGTGACGGCAATATTCGTACATGGTGATATAGCCAGTAGTGTCCGTGGTTATAAGCTATATTACAAAAGCTTCACCATTAAAAAGACACACGGTATTCCGAAAGCAAATCTGCTGAGTTTAATGACACACGCTGGAGGGAAAGACGTACCTTTGTAGCTGGGCGATCTCCTGGCTGATGTCATCAAGCTCTTTGATGCCCGTGAATTCACCTGACCCCACCGAGCTGGAGCTGTCCTGTGAgcgaaaagaggaggaggatgaggaagaggacacTGAGCCAGAGAAAGGAGCGCTACagccccaacaccaccaccaggaCATAcaccacccaaaaaaaaaaagaaaagaaaaaagaaatgggggtgtggagggtggggggggataaCACACGCGGGTGTCACCAGCAcacaggaggaaggagagaatgcACGCAGGCACACTGCAGTCTTCATCTCCCCCATCTCACACCATACACTGGGAAGGCAGGAGAGCACACAGCCAGGGGTCACAGAGCACCGACGCAGGCTTTCGGCACAAATGCTTTTCAGAAAAACAAGGGCCTCAGCTAACGAGCCagagaaagcattttttttttttttcagttgtcaTTTACATACCCATAACTTGAACATTATTTGCTGATATTAGTGACACAACCCAGAGCATCAGCAGCAGTAAAATTagaatagagaagagagagggtttCTCTTAAGATCTTGGTCATCTCATACTGTTTAGATCTCACAGGCCTCACACTGAGACGAAAGATGAATTGTCAATGGAATGCCAAAACACAGTCAACTGTCCTTGGAATGCTATTTACAAACTCCTGATTCAAGTGaacacattcaaatgtattaAGATATTCTACATTCTATGACTGAAAATGACATATATAAGAGGTCAGCCTACTTCAAGTGATTAAGTAGCAGACCACAAAAGAGGCCAAATGCATTTCAAACTTTGATATACTGGCCATAAGAAGTAAAATAATAAAGTTGATGAAATAATGGAATTCAGATCAAGTGACCTGTTTGTCATCACTCAAATCCTCAAGAATAAAGAGGTTTGATGGAAGAATTATAACATCTTTCATAGAGTTGAAGTTCAAGTCAAAACAGTAAAAAGATGAGACCTTCTCAAAACTGTCAAAGATTTAAAAAACGAAAAAACATTGTGGGCCTACCCTATGAAATCAACAAAGTAACAACCCACACAGACAAGATAAATTGACTTACACGCCGCATCTCTGAAAGAGCAGCCATTTCAGATCCCACTGGTGTCATGTATCCAGACAGACTCTGCAGGGAAATGGAGAGCTGGTCATTTAGCAGTAAAGAGAACATAAAATAATTGCAGAAGGTTATTCTGGGAACTAAAATGGCTGGAGGCAAGACTGGCTGAGACCAGAACAAACTGCAGCAATTTAGTTCCTTTTCAAAACCTACACAATGGCCAGCTGTTCACCATATTCAGATGTGAACTGTAAAACGGGGTAAGAGCGGACTGGTTTAATGGTACACACCGGTACAGGAGTGCTGCGCTCAGACGGTGGCATCATCTCCGCGCTGAGAGCCTGTGGCGGGTCAAGGCCCTTACTGACTTTCTGCTGGATGAAGTGCATGGCCAAGGCAAACTGCTCGCGCGTCAACTTTCCCATCTGCCGAGTGTCCGCTAAGCCCCtgtggacagagacacagacttCATTTAAACTGCCATGTTCTCACGTTCTCTTCTCCTGTGACCATGTTCACAAGGTAAGCAATGGTGGCTGACACAGAAATGTATGCAATCTTCTCAAAAGTGTCATCCTGCTTGCTGGGCTAGGTCAAACCGGAAAAAAGGTTGAGGTTGATTTaacacagagcccccccccccacatcaagCTCGTGGTCACCCACCACTCAGTCCCTGGTGCATGTCATTGGGCAACGGAGCATGCTGAATGAGCCATTGGTGAGAGGGCTCTGATAGGCTACTCATTCCACGTGGGTAAACCCTAGACATGAGTTACACAATGTCTATTACTGTGTTACTAAGTGTGCAGACACAATTTTACTGGAAGAAAATGGAAGGAACACTAGTTTCCCACAGTCCACTTGATGTATTCCTACCCttaaagcagtggttcccaaactttttacagtcccgtaccccttcagacattaaatctccagctacgtaaccccccccccccccccgttaaaagaaaaaaaaagttttcgtTTTCAATCCATTTTGGCTCATtctgttcaccctgaggtagattgatggctttgGCTTAAAacgagtgaataatatgtgccgcaagtgacccaaaccttctaacgttgttgtttgccagccatcaacagaacaggagactaaaaaaactattaaaaaattatttgcaggcgattgggaagatgagcgaattaatttgacaggctgtagcggaggtcaaccgttgaacaagggggcgtggccggagcggagttcagcacagacatattctcagtggttttgctttttaattaatgcttgttcatcgttgttgtgtttaatagaaagaaatacagcctggCAGGGCTAattacaggggaatttgggcgattttgaagcacaaaatgatgtttccgtctgaaagttgcaaatctgtttcaaagggtacatttcacgaattccgtccgttttccgttatcgcggacattttttccccgcgtaccccctgaaccactttgcgtacccctagggatacgcgtaccccagtttgggaaccgatgcctTAAAGGATCTTAATAATAACCTACAAACATTTACACTGGAAGCGGACACACGACTTCAATTGGAAGTGAAATTGACTATGTCATGAAAGAGGACTTGCACCACCTGTGCAGGACCTCATCTCTTATCGAAACGCAATCTCACCATATATGTGCCAGCATGTTCTGCGGGAGCCCTGACTGCATGAAGATGTCTTTGACTTCAAGGCCACTCACAAACCCATCAAGGTCGTTGTCTGTTTTCAGGAAGATGTCATCATAGCGCCCTCTGTCTGCTGCCGGGACTACCCAGTTCACCGAGTGCTGTTGGCAACAATAACGTTGCACAATCAGACCGCATTCCTATATCTTTAAGAGGGATAGCTGGACTCCTTATAgctaaaactaaacaaaaaataaggtaggtaaaataaaacatattttgatGGAGGAATCCAGAAATACAGATAAATACTAGCTGTATCACATTCTATACAATGTGTATCACGTCAGATCTTTGAGAAGTTTGACTACATTTcacaaatgatacaaatcagTGGGTAAACCACTGAGTGTCCTGTTGCACACAGGCTCTGGTGTACCTGCGAAGacttgagagtgtgtttgggggagagaCTGCCCACACTGTTGAGTGAGTTCATGCTTCCGTGGGAGGGGGTGGAACGCAGGCTGTCTTTGGGTGGTGGGGGGCTAGCAGGCAGCCCAGGGACCGTTCCCGGCAGGGAACTGACAGACTTCTTCCTCTtagagggggggatgagagaggatggcAGGACTGAGGGCACAGGCTCCTTCTCAAGGGCTCGGTACACCAGGTGCATGGCCTACCGTACACAGAACACAGGGCACTTTAAAGGATCACGAAAGGATTTCACACCCTTATCATAattaacacacattcactactgTCATTTTACTCATGAGGAAATGTTCATTGTACCCTGTTTACACATTCAGTCATGTCTGACAGAGATTTTAGCAATATAATACTGGCTTGAAGGACGTATGAAGATAAGATAAGTGGATGACTGTGAATCAAAATTTAAATATGCTATATACATAGATCTTACCACTGCAAATTCGTCTCTGTCCAGGTGTCCATCTTTATCAATGTCACTGAGGTCCCAAACCTTGATTAATCATAacattacatgtgtttgtaatgaaataaatgtttttcattACGTTGAATATGGATACAACATATTCAAAAAGAAATAGTATAATTCTGTACCTTTCCCAGCACATCCAGAGGTAGTTTTGAGTTCATAAGAACAGGCTTTACTTTGTCTCCAGAAAGGAGTCCATTCACTGGTGCAAGGCTTTCAAATATGCCATCAAACTTACTCTTTTCTTCAGActacagacagagaaggaaaagaagaatcAGTGACAGGGTAGGGAGTCAGCACATTAAGGTGTACGTTCACCCCTAGCTCTGAGCCCAACTCCAGCCACTAAATCATTTTGAGAAATGCCAAGAAGCGGgcaagtgtaaaaaaaacaacaacaataaaaaaaaaattaaaaaaaaattaaaaaaaggaaacagaaatgcaaaaaaattttttaaaaaaataaataaataaataaaagaagcGGGCCAGTGGCTGACAGGGGTAGTGGGGAAGGGTTGAGAGTTTACTAGACTGAGGGTCTACGAATATCATGACGTAAAGAAGTCCCAAATAGTTGACTAAGTCAGCATCGGCCTTGCAGGATTCagaatgattttaaacagtagacgGTATGTtaagccattttcaacccacaaaatgttgtcaatattaacaccagcattgatgtgtttcgtcacagttcagtcatataatttagttaaca from Clupea harengus chromosome 10, Ch_v2.0.2, whole genome shotgun sequence harbors:
- the eps15l1a gene encoding epidermal growth factor receptor substrate 15-like 1 isoform X2 gives rise to the protein MAALTSITQLSSGTPVYENLYRQVDPGNTGRVGPTEAALFLKKSGLPDMTLGKIWDLADPDGKGFLDKQGFYVALRLVACAQSGQEVSLASLNLTVPPPKFKDTSSPSLTTVPASSESHWIVRSEEKSKFDGIFESLAPVNGLLSGDKVKPVLMNSKLPLDVLGKVWDLSDIDKDGHLDRDEFAVAMHLVYRALEKEPVPSVLPSSLIPPSKRKKSVSSLPGTVPGLPASPPPPKDSLRSTPSHGSMNSLNSVGSLSPKHTLKSSQHSVNWVVPAADRGRYDDIFLKTDNDLDGFVSGLEVKDIFMQSGLPQNMLAHIWGLADTRQMGKLTREQFALAMHFIQQKVSKGLDPPQALSAEMMPPSERSTPVPSLSGYMTPVGSEMAALSEMRRQIMFKLWDSSSSVGSGEFTGIKELDDISQEIAQLQSTLAFTHWETLREKYTLEQEIRETEEAIRHKTTEVQEMQNDLDRETCSLQELEAQKQDAQDRLEEMDQQKAKLEDMLNDVRQKCQEESQMISSLQTQIHSQETDLQSQEEELDRAKTELSRLQQEESQLEQSLQAGKVQLETIIKSLKATQDEINQARSKLSQIQDNQQEMTKSIEQYNSTLNGTHGGSMTNLADMSEGFPEKENGGFGAMEDPFKVKTSVFNSNPQEMNTDPFHSEDPFKTDPFKGDPFQNDPFAKQPPTTTDPFGGDPFKESDPFKTTSEDFFKKPVKVDPFGAPDPFSKSATLPTKACQFTSNDPFTSTSPKLKGPDLFGTLDPFGSSSFGSSSGFADFSQMSKGFADDPFGRKQDTPALPPKKGVPPRPKPPSGKSTPVNLPGSGDASKPSDPFQPFGSDASDPFQNKKGVAGVPGDPFSGKDPFAPSASSKASRDSSLGFADFSSFGNEAQQMEWAKRESERAERERLKRLRLQEQEDLELAIALSKAEMSNA
- the eps15l1a gene encoding epidermal growth factor receptor substrate 15-like 1 isoform X6, with translation MAALTSITQLSSGTPVYENLYRQVDPGNTGRVGPTEAALFLKKSGLPDMTLGKIWDLADPDGKGFLDKQGFYVALRLVACAQSGQEVSLASLNLTVPPPKFKDTSSPSLTTVPASSESHWIVRSEEKSKFDGIFESLAPVNGLLSGDKVKPVLMNSKLPLDVLGKVWDLSDIDKDGHLDRDEFAVAMHLVYRALEKEPVPSVLPSSLIPPSKRKKSVSSLPGTVPGLPASPPPPKDSLRSTPSHGSMNSLNSVGSLSPKHTLKSSQHSVNWVVPAADRGRYDDIFLKTDNDLDGFVSGLEVKDIFMQSGLPQNMLAHIWGLADTRQMGKLTREQFALAMHFIQQKVSKGLDPPQALSAEMMPPSERSTPVPSLSGYMTPVGSEMAALSEMRRQIMFKLWDSSSSVGSGEFTGIKELDDISQEIAQLQSTLAFTHWETLREKYTLEQEIRETEEAIRHKTTEVQEMQNDLDRETCSLQELEAQKQDAQDRLEEMDQQKAKLEDMLNDVRQKCQEESQMISSLQTQIHSQETDLQSQEEELDRAKTELSRLQQEESQLEQSLQAGKVQLETIIKSLKATQDEINQARSKLSQIQDNQQEMTKSIEQYNSTLNGTHGGSMTNLADMSEGFPEKENGGFGAMEDPFKVKTSVFNSNPQEMNTDPFHSEDPFKTDPFKDPFGGDPFKESDPFKTTSEDFFKKPVKVDPFGAPDPFSKSATLPTKQACQFTSNDPFTSTSPKLKGPDLFGTLDPFGSSSFGSSSGFADFSQMSKGFADDPFGRKQDTPALPPKKGVPPRPKPPSGKSTPVNLPGSGDASKPSDPFQPFGSDASDPFQNKKGVAGVPGDPFSGKDPFAPSASSKASRDSSLGFADFSSFGNEAQQMEWAKRESERAERERLKRLRLQEQEDLELAIALSKAEMSNA
- the eps15l1a gene encoding epidermal growth factor receptor substrate 15-like 1 isoform X4; translated protein: MAALTSITQLSSGTPVYENLYRQVDPGNTGRVGPTEAALFLKKSGLPDMTLGKIWDLADPDGKGFLDKQGFYVALRLVACAQSGQEVSLASLNLTVPPPKFKDTSSPSLTTVPASSESHWIVRSEEKSKFDGIFESLAPVNGLLSGDKVKPVLMNSKLPLDVLGKVWDLSDIDKDGHLDRDEFAVAMHLVYRALEKEPVPSVLPSSLIPPSKRKKSVSSLPGTVPGLPASPPPPKDSLRSTPSHGSMNSLNSVGSLSPKHTLKSSQHSVNWVVPAADRGRYDDIFLKTDNDLDGFVSGLEVKDIFMQSGLPQNMLAHIWGLADTRQMGKLTREQFALAMHFIQQKVSKGLDPPQALSAEMMPPSERSTPVPSLSGYMTPVGSEMAALSEMRRQIMFKLWDSSSSVGSGEFTGIKELDDISQEIAQLQSTLAFTHWETLREKYTLEQEIRETEEAIRHKTTEVQEMQNDLDRETCSLQELEAQKQDAQDRLEEMDQQKAKLEDMLNDVRQKCQEESQMISSLQTQIHSQETDLQSQEEELDRAKTELSRLQQEESQLEQSLQAGKVQLETIIKSLKATQDEINQARSKLSQIQDNQQEMTKSIEQYNSTLNGTHGGSMTNLADMSEGFPEKENGGFGAMEDPFKVKTSVFNSNPQEMNTDPFHSEDPFKTDPFKGDPFQNDPFAKQPPTTTDPFGGDPFKESDPFKTTSEDFFKKPVKVDPFGAPDPFSKSATLPTKQACQFTSNDPFTSTSPKLKGPDLFGTLDPFGSSSFGSSSGFADFSQMSKGFADDPFGRKQDTPALPPKKGVPPRPKPPSGKSTPVNLPGSGDASKPSDPFQPFGSDASDPFQNKKGVAGVPGDPFSGKDPFAPSASRNERVKFGNEAQQMEWAKRESERAERERLKRLRLQEQEDLELAIALSKAEMSNA
- the eps15l1a gene encoding epidermal growth factor receptor substrate 15-like 1 isoform X9, yielding MAALTSITQLSSGTPVYENLYRQVDPGNTGRVGPTEAALFLKKSGLPDMTLGKIWDLADPDGKGFLDKQGFYVALRLVACAQSGQEVSLASLNLTVPPPKFKDTSSPSLTTVPASSESHWIVRSEEKSKFDGIFESLAPVNGLLSGDKVKPVLMNSKLPLDVLGKVWDLSDIDKDGHLDRDEFAVAMHLVYRALEKEPVPSVLPSSLIPPSKRKKSVSSLPGTVPGLPASPPPPKDSLRSTPSHGSMNSLNSVGSLSPKHTLKSSQHSVNWVVPAADRGRYDDIFLKTDNDLDGFVSGLEVKDIFMQSGLPQNMLAHIWGLADTRQMGKLTREQFALAMHFIQQKVSKGLDPPQALSAEMMPPSERSTPVPSLSGYMTPVGSEMAALSEMRRQIMFKLWDSSSSVGSGEFTGIKELDDISQEIAQLQSTLAFTHWETLREKYTLEQEIRETEEAIRHKTTEVQEMQNDLDRETCSLQELEAQKQDAQDRLEEMDQQKAKLEDMLNDVRQKCQEESQMISSLQTQIHSQETDLQSQEEELDRAKTELSRLQQEESQLEQSLQAGKVQLETIIKSLKATQDEINQARSKLSQIQDNQQEMTKSIEQYNSTLNGTHGGSMTNLADMSEGFPEKENGGFGAMEDPFKVKTSVFNSNPQEMNTDPFHSEDPFKTDPFKGDPFQNDPFAKQPPTTTDPFGGDPFKESDPFKTTSEDFFKKPVKVDPFGAPDPFSKSATLPTKQACQFTSNDPFTSTSPKLKGPDLFGTLDPFGSSSFGSSSGFADFSQMSKGFADDPFGRKQDTPALPPKKGVPPRPKPPSGNERVKFGNEAQQMEWAKRESERAERERLKRLRLQEQEDLELAIALSKAEMSNA
- the eps15l1a gene encoding epidermal growth factor receptor substrate 15-like 1 isoform X1; this encodes MAALTSITQLSSGTPVYENLYRQVDPGNTGRVGPTEAALFLKKSGLPDMTLGKIWDLADPDGKGFLDKQGFYVALRLVACAQSGQEVSLASLNLTVPPPKFKDTSSPSLTTVPASSESHWIVRSEEKSKFDGIFESLAPVNGLLSGDKVKPVLMNSKLPLDVLGKVWDLSDIDKDGHLDRDEFAVAMHLVYRALEKEPVPSVLPSSLIPPSKRKKSVSSLPGTVPGLPASPPPPKDSLRSTPSHGSMNSLNSVGSLSPKHTLKSSQHSVNWVVPAADRGRYDDIFLKTDNDLDGFVSGLEVKDIFMQSGLPQNMLAHIWGLADTRQMGKLTREQFALAMHFIQQKVSKGLDPPQALSAEMMPPSERSTPVPSLSGYMTPVGSEMAALSEMRRQIMFKLWDSSSSVGSGEFTGIKELDDISQEIAQLQSTLAFTHWETLREKYTLEQEIRETEEAIRHKTTEVQEMQNDLDRETCSLQELEAQKQDAQDRLEEMDQQKAKLEDMLNDVRQKCQEESQMISSLQTQIHSQETDLQSQEEELDRAKTELSRLQQEESQLEQSLQAGKVQLETIIKSLKATQDEINQARSKLSQIQDNQQEMTKSIEQYNSTLNGTHGGSMTNLADMSEGFPEKENGGFGAMEDPFKVKTSVFNSNPQEMNTDPFHSEDPFKTDPFKGDPFQNDPFAKQPPTTTDPFGGDPFKESDPFKTTSEDFFKKPVKVDPFGAPDPFSKSATLPTKQACQFTSNDPFTSTSPKLKGPDLFGTLDPFGSSSFGSSSGFADFSQMSKGFADDPFGRKQDTPALPPKKGVPPRPKPPSGKSTPVNLPGSGDASKPSDPFQPFGSDASDPFQNKKGVAGVPGDPFSGKDPFAPSASSKASRDSSLGFADFSSFGNEAQQMEWAKRESERAERERLKRLRLQEQEDLELAIALSKAEMSNA
- the eps15l1a gene encoding epidermal growth factor receptor substrate 15-like 1 isoform X8, which gives rise to MAALTSITQLSSGTPVYENLYRQVDPGNTGRVGPTEAALFLKKSGLPDMTLGKIWDLADPDGKGFLDKQGFYVALRLVACAQSGQEVSLASLNLTVPPPKFKDTSSPSLTTVPASSESHWIVRSEEKSKFDGIFESLAPVNGLLSGDKVKPVLMNSKLPLDVLGKVWDLSDIDKDGHLDRDEFAVAMHLVYRALEKEPVPSVLPSSLIPPSKRKKSVSSLPGTVPGLPASPPPPKDSLRSTPSHGSMNSLNSVGSLSPKHTLKSSQHSVNWVVPAADRGRYDDIFLKTDNDLDGFVSGLEVKDIFMQSGLPQNMLAHIWGLADTRQMGKLTREQFALAMHFIQQKVSKGLDPPQALSAEMMPPSERSTPVPSLSGYMTPVGSEMAALSEMRRQIMFKLWDSSSSVGSGEFTGIKELDDISQEIAQLQSTLAFTHWETLREKYTLEQEIRETEEAIRHKTTEVQEMQNDLDRETCSLQELEAQKQDAQDRLEEMDQQKAKLEDMLNDVRQKCQEESQMISSLQTQIHSQETDLQSQEEELDRAKTELSRLQQEESQLEQSLQAGKVQLETIIKSLKATQDEINQARSKLSQIQDNQQEMTKSIEQYNSTLNGTHGGSMTNLADMSEGFPEKENGGFGAMEDPFKVKTSVFNSNPQEMNTDPFHSEDPFKTDPFKGDPFQNDPFAKQPPTTTDPFGGDPFKESDPFKTTSEDFFKKPVKVDPFGAPDPFSKSATLPTKQACQFTSNDPFTSTSPKLKGPDLFGTLDPFGSSSFGSSSGFADFSQMSKGFADDPFGRKQDTPALPPKKGVPPRPKPPSGKSTPVNLPGSGDASKPSDPFQPFGSDASDPFQNKKGVAGVPGDPFSGKDPFAPSASSKASRDSSLGFADFSSETKESSLGMRRSRWSGPSGRASARNGSG